In Hyla sarda isolate aHylSar1 chromosome 9, aHylSar1.hap1, whole genome shotgun sequence, the following proteins share a genomic window:
- the LOC130291693 gene encoding uncharacterized protein LOC130291693, which translates to MMDCGAKPLIFFTLCALVEANLEIKTDLEILVSVPSTHIGDTEIGSAALSVRSGHPLLYNVVVQKNQTQCINSTDPLCSSMIKEPMVDVLVNSRSSNGSRFTNSYSINGSRELVINVDPEVSVRPEIVDGENDRITVNLDIMYDTAKTQRDSLRSNRKPTQFSLNTTFTTMIIEEDNGQGNGQGNGQGNGQGNGQGNGQGNGQSALSCAPVVALILLALTPVLLLK; encoded by the exons ATGATGGACTGTGGGGCAAAACCCCTGATTTTCTTCACTCTCTGTGCACTCG TTGAAGCCAATCTAGAAATCAAGACTGATCTAGAAATTTTGGTTTCCGTCCCATCAACCCACATCGGAGACACAGAGATTGGGTCAGCAGCCTTATCTGTCAGATCTGGTCACCCGTTATTGTACAATGTTGTAGTCCAGAAGAATCAAACCCAATGCATCAATTCCACCGATCCCCTGTGCTCCTCAATGATCAAAGAGCCAATGGTTGACGTGTTGGTGAATTCGAGATCAAGTAATGGATCACGTTTCACCAATTCCTACTCCATTAATGGGTCACGAGAGCTTGTCATAAATGTTGACCCTGAAGTCAGTGTAAGACCTGAGATTGTGGATGGTGAAAATGACAGAATCACAGTGAATCTAGATATTATGTATGATACGGCCAAAACTCAACGTGACTCCCTCAGGTCAAATAGGAAACCTACACAATTTAGCCTTAATACTACATTTACCACCATGATCATAGAAGAAGATAATGGACAAGGCAATGGACAAGGCAACGGACAAGGCAACGGACAAGGCAACGGACAAGGCAATGGACAAGGCAACGGACAATCTGCCCTGA GTTGTGCTCCGGTGGTCGCTCTCATTCTCCTCGCTCTGACTCCAGTTTTACTTCTCAAGTGA